The proteins below come from a single Salvelinus fontinalis isolate EN_2023a chromosome 1, ASM2944872v1, whole genome shotgun sequence genomic window:
- the LOC129855232 gene encoding testis-expressed protein 47-like, with protein sequence MESSSEVLHMILEDLNDMEKSPNCPLKEVRILVVSHCVLRRMFPLWGYRFVTLPLSLQDPNPQTQPVETLVPDSLAMIYKMCVCLLKRRGSGSGQDDQEQALRLEEDTVIYLCQSTVLHSPSTFLQTYTKATNILMDSEIVWPTHRRLYW encoded by the exons ATGGAG TCCTCTTCAGAAGTTCTCCACATGATTCTGGAAGATCTGAATGACATGGAGAAAAGCCCAAA CTGCCCACTGAAGGAGGTGCGTATCCTGGTGGTGTCTCATTGTGTGCTGAGACGTATGTTCCCGTTGTGGGGCTACCGCTTCGTGACGCTGCCCCTCAGCCTCCAGGACCCCAACCCACAGACCCAGCCCGTGGAGACCCTAGTCCCAGACAGCCTGGCCATGATCTacaagatgtgtgtgtgtctactcaaACGCAGG ggtaGCGGTTCAGGCCAGGATGATCAGGAGCAGGCTCTTCGGTTAGAGGAGGATACAGTCATCTACCTCTGTCAGAGTACAGTGCTGCACTCCCCATCCACCTTCCTACAAACCTACACCAAGGCTACCAACATCCTCATGGATTCCG AAATCGTGTGGCCGACACACCGCAGACTTTACTGGTAG